Proteins found in one Ptychodera flava strain L36383 chromosome 3, AS_Pfla_20210202, whole genome shotgun sequence genomic segment:
- the LOC139127344 gene encoding uncharacterized protein has protein sequence MVLLQTPVDELQPPSPSPTPSPTPSPKSRKSRGTSPQRSKRRFFSFGKKDKEKDKDKRRHSSSQSDLAKDDKSHTLPAKPKDTLQVPGTKTARSASAGELSLNNRHEGRSDTSSLRSTNSRGSLLSYTPNEYSTLVIETFENGRIKNKYSPPPPRRRSFSLGRSRSRSRDRRYDHDDSSVISEPSSETKDSLKSDPTTPSSPASQSGPQFEQGQSSAEADSLFVQHSAGYTMVESAPPQSLLYQQVSSSPQSAASEAYYLADDSNPFMRSDDHRTL, from the exons ATGGTTTTATTGCAGACTCCCGTGGATGAATTACAACCTCCAAGTCCCAGCCCAACTCCAAGTCCAACACCAAGCCCAAAGAGCCGGAAGAGTAGAG GCACATCACCCCAGAGAAGTAAACGAAGGTTTTTCAGCTTTGGCAAAAAAGACAAAGAGAAGGACAAAGACAAGCGACGACACAGCTCTTCACAGAGTGATCTTGCCAAAGACGATAAATCACACACTTTACCAGCAAAGCCAAAAGACACTCTTCAGGTTCCTGGCACAAAGACAGCAAGATCAGCAAGTGCAG GTGAACTCTCCCTCAATAACAGACACGAAGGAAGAAGCGACACAAGCAGTCTAAGATCAACGAACAGTCGGGGATCACTACTCAGTTATACTCCAAACGAGTACTCCACTCTTGTAATTGAAACCTTTGAAAATGGTCGCATAAA AAATAAATACAGTCCCCCACCGCCAAGAAGGCGATCCTTCAGTTTAGGCCGAAGCCGGAGTAGGAGTCGGGACCGCAGGTATGACCATGATGACAGCAGTGTAATATCTGAACCAAGTTCTGAGACCAAAGATTCGCTAAAATCTGACCCAACAACACCTAGCAGCCCTGCTTCACAGAGCGGCCCTCAGTTCGAGCAAGGCCAGTCTTCGGCTGAAGCCGACAGCTTGTTTGTGCAGCACTCTGCCGGCTATACTATGGTAGAGTCGGCTCCACCTCAGAGCCTCTTGTACCAGCAAGTTTCGTCATCCCCGCAGAGTGCTGCCTCTGAGGCTTACTACCTAGCTGATGACTCCAACCCATTCATGAGGAGTGACGACCACCGTACACTCTGA